A segment of the Nilaparvata lugens isolate BPH chromosome X, ASM1435652v1, whole genome shotgun sequence genome:
agccattgaaatgattcttatctaaatctaacctcagtcattgttaccaacttaatttttgttttcgtgcactaatcctccatataacccaccaactattttgtgttgccatgttgcaaatctggagtgcagaaaaaatttttcctgcactagagcggaaaagtgaatctttgggtATTGTAATCAGTACAGGAACAGCAACTTTCCGAGGTagctgtaggaaaagtttatttAAGATGAATCAAGAGTTTAGAAATAATTACCAAtatatgatgaaaataatatgatatttacCTTTACCCATGAATTTATGTATTTGTCGACATCCTAACTTCGGACAACGACCAGTCTCTCTGTAAAAGCTACAGATTCTCTCCTCGTCCATGGGAATGCATCCAGAGGTTGCCATCAACGTATTTTCATTAACATGATCTAGTCTGTTAGTTTCAGCAAAGTAGTTGTTTGACGTAGGGTTCCActctgaaataaattcaatttacgAGCTGATTATATACGATTATAAACTGTCTGATTATAAACATGCTTTGTCCCATGAGAGCCTGACTTGATAGCCTTATTTGAGAGGGTCTCAGTACATCACCTGCCTATTTTGGCCATTTCGTGAGATACTGAAACAAGTGGCAAGTTGAGCCACTCAGTTCGTCGAATCTCACGGCTCCACGACATAACATAAAAGGTAATCTTGAATTATGTATCAAAGGAAAAGGATAGGTTAAGGGGTTGGTTTTTTCTTTTGAATGGCAATATTCTGATATTATTcgagaaatattataaatatcattCGAATATACTATTCCGCATAGACTGGCTGAGATATCGACAAACTGAGACCCTCCCAAACAGCTGATTCGAGATCAACTGAAATCCATTATGAACTGAACGTCACCCCCTAATTTATGCTAAAATCTAAGGTTTACCAACACTTCTGGATATAATGCTATTGTCGTTCAATAGTaagattcactctaaactgtcagcCTTCCCTATTAATAACATCAATCATTCCCATTCAAATAATggtgacagttgaaagtgaatctcactatagagaaGGAACTAACAGGTTTCTCCTGTTGCGACGAAAGAGGATCACAGCGGGTCACAGCCTGGCTAATATAATTAGATGAACCCACGACCAGACGCGACAACCGAATTTCTCCAAACACTTTTTGTCAACTTGACATTCAGAAATGTTGGTATGACGTGAGCTTACACGACTTTGGTTTGAACTAAGCAAACAGATTCCACCTGGCCAAACTGAACCAAGGCTTTTGAAacttatgcccggttgcagaatCGACAAAATTTGTCGTTATTTAATAACGTCGCCCATAGTTAACAGCACGGACTTGACTATTTAACAGGCCAATTTCGTTGCAGAGACGTTCTGTTAGCTATTGCTCTGCCGATAGGTAACAGCGCGCCAACAAACAGGTTTTTCCGTTGCAGAGACGAAACCCCTACAGGCATATGACATCATCTGAGGCTACCAATAACTAATTGGTAGCTCTTAATTTAAATGCCCAAAATCGTGCTTATCAACTATTAACTATACATTCGCGCCAAGTGTattttaaggttatgttgaCTTGTTTGCATGTTCTAAAAGGCAGACGAAAATGATCATACATAATAGTTGAttacattataataacattaacTACTTGAAACTGTAGACAAAGTgtaaataaactgaataaaatatcatcGATTATTCGAGTAGCTTGGACAAAGatgtaatacaattttcaatacttaATTTAAATAATCATTAGAAATAGTCATTATAATCATTAGTCATTAATCAAATAGTCATTATAGAAATATATCTTGTAAACTGGCTGCTTTGCTTCCAAGATATATCAAAATGCCAGAAGGCAATGGAATAATTCTGgtcaaaaattttttttattaatattatacaataataaatacaccagtcacttattttacttctacctctaattttattttacttaattcattcattcagctatcaaaaaatcaaactgaaataaaactaaatagaatcaaactttaaataattacaaattagtCTGCAGTTTACAATCTTGATTCGTAACCTCCAAGCATAAACAACACAATAAGCAGACAGCAGTTTTATGATAAACAAGCGCCATGTTGTGACGTCATCCGACTGGAGGTTTGGAATAACTGTTCACAGTGATCCCCTCTCCGTTGCCAATACATTAGTTGAATAGAAGCATACCACGCAAAAAGTGGTATGAGcagcagtgtgacttatgtgtgtGCCTCATCAGAGCTATAGCTAACAGGGGTCTGCAACGAACATCTTTTTATGGGCGAGTTGTTAACTATTGGCTCTGTTAACTATGGGTGACTTTATGTAGCGACTCTGCAACCGTGCATTTGCATTAGATTGTAAGGCTGTGGCCTGTccaaacaaaacaaattacTGCAGAGTTCTAACCTCAAGAAATTCCAACTGGAACAAcaaactcaaatcaaatcaaataaatttatttcccaGAATgttacataaaaaataattcaatcgaTATTGCTAGTGATGTGGATCGAGAATATTCCCAGTGGGAAGGAACTTatgatttggcaatatttccgGGAATATTTCCGAGGCCaagaaattttgggaatttatgggaacttaagggaatttataaaattgttctaaaaatgattgaaattgatcaatcccactcatattttacatcaatttaatcaataaatcatcaatcTATTTCATATTGATCAAGATCAGCCacattttatattgatataatcaatgaatcatcattctttgagcctgtttttgctcactcactgtcttttaaatactcgtatagtccagtcaatgaaagattatagagggaaaatttttgaccccgtagctcttttaagggtagtaagggggtgaacataccaaaagtcctcactccgtgctaaggtggtgggggtggtttgaaagtgccatattttgttttttgcatatatctcgaacaatatgcgcctttcagaaatttttgtcgaacacaatcataatattaaagctcacaaattatcctacaagtttcatttccaacatttttccacatctctcatagttttctaggtatgagctctctaaggtatcacattttgaagaaaaccccttccggctccgattttttcatctttttggccttataactttttaacgattcattgagaaaatccgtgctaatcacgggctcatagagcattatattctcttcaatttcatctatgttctcattattttacgcatctcccaacgattgttgcagccgttatagtgttgaatgtgaaatcttcagtttaacaacaatagatcaattgtcaggtgaatttggagggaatgtttggaacacaatttttgactttgcaacTTTGTTTGAACTAGTTTGAAGGTGGACATATTAttaaaagtcctcatccctactccttgagcttaagggatgagggtagcttaaaagttgcattttttcatttctggctgACACGCATGTAACTgggaaacaatgcatttcagttttgtacagtggAGTATTGTGATATCttctttagtttttgagatattcacttttaaaagtgtaaaatctttgaaaagacagttattcttccaactttttgcactttcagggcttatcactcaacaacaatgcatcgaaaaaatgttattttttacaCAGTGGGTAGGAGTAAGGAATTTTAATATGATTACTCCCTTACTATCCTTGAAAGAAGAGCTACGGGGTCAAAGAATGTGTTCcaaattttccctctataatctttcattgactggactatatgaGTATTTAAAAGACGGTGAGttgtagagcattcaattctcttcaacttaatgtattattttctgtaaaattatttcatatttttatgcctttcatcaatttttatagcagttttagtgttgagtgtggtaggagtgaggactttttatATGCTTACCCCCTCACTATCCTTAGAAGGACTGCGTGGTAAAAAATtgggttccaaacttttccctctgtatctttttgagcattcgttgcctggactagtatCTTATTACAAGTTAAGTGAGCCTCAATGACTCTTGAAAGGTTCTGAGCTGTggaattattttcttctttaatattgaattaaactcgAGTATGCTCCTTGTTTTAGTTTAGCCTATTTTGctatttaatttctaatttttggatatATATTCGACTCTAATGACATGAAAGTAGCATGATAATAGTGGtgcaattgaatgatttattgagtgatgatttttctttcagtctatgaacttcaaattactgttttctttgaacttatagtccaggcaacgaatgctcaaataaaggtatagagggaaaagtttggaacacaattttctgtggagttgaaaattgtgttcctaacttttccctctataatctttcgttgactggtcTATTACTACAATTAATAAGTTATTAATCcttatatttcttacataaatctGTTGTATAACAGGTGATTGAGACCATGTGTAACAAAAAACGTCTTTTTCGgtcatttttttatgaaagaaatcataaatttcctcaagttcccataaattcccgggaatttatgatttttgggaatatttcctttaaattccctgggaatatttcctcgatcttaaattcccgggaattttacAACACTAGATATTGCTATTGCTTTCAAACGCTCAATTTTATGCTCAAATTTGGCTATTTCATAGCTACTAGAATATATATAACAAAATGTCatatattctatttcaattggaatgcttattaatgataaaattgTAAACTACTTCGACACTCATGTAAAGTTATAATGTTGCTTGTTTCAGTTTATCGTGCAAGGAAAAAGCCATAACCTGAATTTAGGTTATTAACCCATCTTAACTTTTGATATTAAGTTTATCCAACCGCCATTACTACTTAAGTCTACCACTTCTTCTTAAGTCTATTCTAATCTTAGATTGCAGCATTGATGTGAGAGTGGTTCAAAGGAGTAAAGGGGCATTCATTTACAGTTCAGGAAACTCATTAGTGTCTAAAAGAGGAGTAAAGAATGTTAACGTACCTTTATTTGGTTTAACAGCTTGATTTGGTTTGAAGTCTGTAGTCGAACGCAAATTTGCACTTCCAAGTGACTGATTTGCAGCTGTATAGCCGGATGCTTGGTTTGGCGGTGGTGGTAAGGCATAAGATAAACGCGAATTTGCACTAACAAGTGACTGATTTGCAGCTGTATAGCCGGATGCTTGGTTTGGCGGTGGTGGTAAGTCTGTAGTGGAACGCGAAATCGCACTTCCAAGTGACTGATTTGCAGCCGGATAGCCGGATGCTTGGTTTGGCGGTGGTGGTAAGTCTGTAGTGGAACGCGAAATCGCACTACCAAGTGACTGATTTGCAGCCGTATAGCCGGATGCTTGGATTGGCGGTGGTGGTAAGTCTGTAGTGAAACGCGAAATCGCACTTCCAAGTGACTGATTTGCAGCCGGATAGCCGGATGCTTGGATTGGCGGTGGTGGTAAGTCTGTAGTGAAACGCGAAATCGCACTACCAAGTGACTGATTTGCAGCCGTATAGCCGGATGCTTGGATTGGCGGTGGTGGTAAGTCTGTAGTGAAACGCGAAATCGCACTTCCAAGGGACTGATTTGCAGCCGGATAGCCGGATGCTTGGATTGGCGGTGGTGGTAAGTCTGTAGTGAAACGCGAAATCGCACTTCCAAGTGACTGATTTGCAGCCGGATAGCCGGATGCTTGGTTTGGCGGTGGTGGAAATAGACAGTTCATATTAAAAGGATACCCCACGAATGGCATCCCATTTGGAAGGACGGGAATTGAAGGGTATCCCGTCATTAGATTCATTAGATGTATATTTTGAAGTAATGGAGAAGCAGGATTATTAACCGACATCACATTAGTTGTTTGAATGACAGTATCGTCGTCTCTTCTCGGATATTCATTGGAATTAACGGCCGTGGTTGGAACTTTGATCATCGTTGCTGGAGGAGTTGAAACGACATCTATTTCTGGGCTCTGTTCTAGTCTGTTCTCGTCTGTTATAAATTCCACTTCTCTGATGTTATGTGTTGGTTCTATGGTAGGCGAAGCTTGGCTTTTTTGTGATAATGGTTTACTGCTATTATCTTCTTTGTCATCTTGAATGGAAAACATATCCAACACAGGACTCAAGCTCCTACCACTTTTCAATGCTGGATTAATTCGATCTGTTACCCACTTTCCTACATCTACTGTATTTCCAGTgtctttttcaatattttgggCTTTCAATTCTACTTGAAAATGAGGAGGATATTCCTCGTTGTATCCGATTATCCTTACAGTTAATTTGCACGGTCTTATTGAATTTAAAAACAGCTCCTTCAACTCTTTGGTCCAAAGTAAAGAATCCTTGGAATCCTGCGGAACAGATTAGCTCGTGTAAATTCACTCAAAGAACATATCCATTCACTCAAATATCACTATGTCCCCGTCTATCAACACACtacaattgaattattttcattcaacagtTTGAAGAAGGCTCCTCACATGAACTAATGCCAGTGGTTGAGGAGCGAATTGCTAATATAAGTACAAGAGTATCATTGACTACATACTAGTAAGAACATAATAGTATATTGAATAGAGCCTACAGATCTATAAATCACTTTAATGAATTGTTTCATTTACAcaattgtaattaattaattattgaaatcaatcaatcatctatACAGTTTACGGGTTACAGCTCAATTAACCCAAACCTAAAGAATACGACTGATATGATAAACATGATCAATGTtacatgacctcaaaatcacggGTTTTAATGGAATAATTCGCATTCATCACCTAGGTAGTGACATTAGTGTTTTCAAAAGTTCAATCCAGAAAAAATCTGTTACTAAACCTTTTGCATGCCGGTGCGAATTGTGGGCCCAACGCTGGAT
Coding sequences within it:
- the LOC111046061 gene encoding uncharacterized protein LOC111046061 isoform X1; the protein is MEVNLGSIKEPKKNLDDTIRTINLYFETCMNKALDAVRSTSKAGDTLASRKEYYKAKKLLEKLNSYTNDLLLDMKQANLLSIEIITVPFLPEIDDELQMQYEMVLLHGSSPWNFWLGHTQKDTDKKLNNLLKERLTTDLQKLDESPNPGDYVLCKRIDKFARGFVLLRKNDSSDHSESRYHILDIDRGVIIIAKSKRLFKMDAEISLIPQQALKCTLIKDSKDSLLWTKELKELFLNSIRPCKLTVRIIGYNEEYPPHFQVELKAQNIEKDTGNTVDVGKWVTDRINPALKSGRSLSPVLDMFSIQDDKEDNSSKPLSQKSQASPTIEPTHNIREVEFITDENRLEQSPEIDVVSTPPATMIKVPTTAVNSNEYPRRDDDTVIQTTNVMSVNNPASPLLQNIHLMNLMTGYPSIPVLPNGMPFVGYPFNMNCLFPPPPNQASGYPAANQSLGSAISRFTTDLPPPPIQASGYPAANQSLGSAISRFTTDLPPPPIQASGYTAANQSLGSAISRFTTDLPPPPIQASGYPAANQSLGSAISRFTTDLPPPPIQASGYTAANQSLGSAISRSTTDLPPPPNQASGYPAANQSLGSAISRSTTDLPPPPNQASGYTAANQSLVSANSRLSYALPPPPNQASGYTAANQSLGSANLRSTTDFKPNQAVKPNKEWNPTSNNYFAETNRLDHVNENTLMATSGCIPMDEERICSFYRETGRCPKLGCRQIHKFMGKDVSAVVNTETYTRRKLPGEGRIIKIKVQHNGCLSPTRFYGHWEFINDAEKNRKIVRRSYVTYMHVDYESVEYSGGEDDEGESCKETLHTLMTALNEPYNIHHYQHLNVLPLIGELVIAKTISKVGRFVWLRAKVREVQRFGEKSCDVFRIDFGETDRIPLSDLRRMEPRFLRLPPQATQFCIAGVEELKEQWGPNEPPTSVISQLGNKTLYGKITKRHDDYVEVDLKDENGQSIRHKLHQTGKYRLVAIDVDSQKTG
- the LOC111046061 gene encoding uncharacterized protein LOC111046061 isoform X2, with protein sequence MEVNLGSIKEPKKNLDDTIRTINLYFETCMNKALDAVRSTSKAGDTLASRKEYYKAKKLLEKLNSYTNDLLLDMKQANLLSIEIITVPFLPEIDDELQMQYEMVLLHGSSPWNFWLGHTQKDTDKKLNNLLKERLTTDLQKLDESPNPGDYVLCKRIDKFARGFVLLRKNDSSDHSERYHILDIDRGVIIIAKSKRLFKMDAEISLIPQQALKCTLIKDSKDSLLWTKELKELFLNSIRPCKLTVRIIGYNEEYPPHFQVELKAQNIEKDTGNTVDVGKWVTDRINPALKSGRSLSPVLDMFSIQDDKEDNSSKPLSQKSQASPTIEPTHNIREVEFITDENRLEQSPEIDVVSTPPATMIKVPTTAVNSNEYPRRDDDTVIQTTNVMSVNNPASPLLQNIHLMNLMTGYPSIPVLPNGMPFVGYPFNMNCLFPPPPNQASGYPAANQSLGSAISRFTTDLPPPPIQASGYPAANQSLGSAISRFTTDLPPPPIQASGYTAANQSLGSAISRFTTDLPPPPIQASGYPAANQSLGSAISRFTTDLPPPPIQASGYTAANQSLGSAISRSTTDLPPPPNQASGYPAANQSLGSAISRSTTDLPPPPNQASGYTAANQSLVSANSRLSYALPPPPNQASGYTAANQSLGSANLRSTTDFKPNQAVKPNKEWNPTSNNYFAETNRLDHVNENTLMATSGCIPMDEERICSFYRETGRCPKLGCRQIHKFMGKDVSAVVNTETYTRRKLPGEGRIIKIKVQHNGCLSPTRFYGHWEFINDAEKNRKIVRRSYVTYMHVDYESVEYSGGEDDEGESCKETLHTLMTALNEPYNIHHYQHLNVLPLIGELVIAKTISKVGRFVWLRAKVREVQRFGEKSCDVFRIDFGETDRIPLSDLRRMEPRFLRLPPQATQFCIAGVEELKEQWGPNEPPTSVISQLGNKTLYGKITKRHDDYVEVDLKDENGQSIRHKLHQTGKYRLVAIDVDSQKTG
- the LOC111046061 gene encoding uncharacterized protein LOC111046061 isoform X3, which translates into the protein MEVNLGSIKEPKKNLDDTIRTINLYFETCMNKALDAVRSTSKAGDTLASRKEYYKAKKLLEKLNSYTNDLLLDMKQANLLSIEIITVPFLPEIDDELQMQYEMVLLHGSSPWNFWLGHTQKDTDKKLNNLLKERLTTDLQKLDESPNPGDYVLCKRIDKFARGFVLLRKNDSSDHSESRYHILDIDRGVIIIAKSKRLFKMDAEISLIPQQALKCTLIKDSKDSLLWTKELKELFLNSIRPCKLTVRIIGYNEEYPPHFQVELKAQNIEKDTGNTVDVGKWVTDRINPALKSGRSLSPVLDMFSIQDDKEDNSSKPLSQKSQASPTIEPTHNIREVEFITDENRLEQSPEIDVVSTPPATMIKVPTTAVNSNEYPRRDDDTVIQTTNVMSVNNPASPLLQNIHLMNLMTGYPSIPVLPNGMPFVGYPFNMNCLFPPPPNQASGYPAANQSLGSAISRFTTDLPPPPIQASGYPAANQSLGSAISRFTTDLPPPPIQASGYTAANQSLGSAISRFTTDLPPPPIQASGYPAANQSLGSAISRFTTDLPPPPIQASGYTAANQSLGSAISRSTTDLPPPPNQASGYPAANQSLGSAISRSTTDLPPPPNQASGYTAANQSLVSANSRLSYALPPPPNQASGYTAANQSLGSANLRSTTDFKPNQAVKPNKEWNPTSNNYFAETNRLDHVNENTLMATSGCIPMDEERICSFYRETGRCPKLGCRQIHKFMDVSAVVNTETYTRRKLPGEGRIIKIKVQHNGCLSPTRFYGHWEFINDAEKNRKIVRRSYVTYMHVDYESVEYSGGEDDEGESCKETLHTLMTALNEPYNIHHYQHLNVLPLIGELVIAKTISKVGRFVWLRAKVREVQRFGEKSCDVFRIDFGETDRIPLSDLRRMEPRFLRLPPQATQFCIAGVEELKEQWGPNEPPTSVISQLGNKTLYGKITKRHDDYVEVDLKDENGQSIRHKLHQTGKYRLVAIDVDSQKTG